The Haemorhous mexicanus isolate bHaeMex1 chromosome 5, bHaeMex1.pri, whole genome shotgun sequence genome contains a region encoding:
- the LRRN3 gene encoding leucine-rich repeat neuronal protein 3 — protein MKDLQLKINLLLGLVTTALLQAVGRKADCPESCICEIRPWFTPRSVYMEAPTVDCNDLGLFHFPAMLPADTQVLLLQTNNIAKIEHSVDFPVNLTGLDLSQNNLASVTSINLRKIPQLLSVYLEENKLTELPEECLSGLNNLQELYINHNLLSVIAPGAFIGLNNLLRLHLNSNGLQVINRKWFEATPNLEILMIGENPIIRIEDMNFKPLSNLRSLVLAGINLTEIPDNALAGLDNLESISFYDNRFVRVPHIALQKATNLKFLDLNKNPINRIRRGDFSNMLHLKELGINNMPELISIDSLAVDNLPDLRKIEATNNPRLSYIHPNAFYRLPKLESLMLNSNALSALYRSTVESLPNLKEVSIHSNPIRCDCVIRWINMNKTNVRFMEPESLFCVDPPEFQGQNVRQVHFREMMEICLPLIAPESFPSTLDLKAGSHISLHCRATAEPEPEIYWITPSGHKLLPNTVSDKYYIHSEGTLDISDVTQRESGLYTCIATNLVGADLKSVMIKVDGSSPQEHDGSLNIKIKDIKSNSVLVSWKASSKILKSSVRWTAFPKAEDSRAAQIARIPSDIKVYNLTHLNPSTEYKICIDIPTIYSQNRKQCVNVTTKGLDLEVKGYENNIIGFLAGLGALLGIISVIYLYSCISQDMNYGIGHSYLRNYLKKQSFSLNELYPPLITLWDMGKEKSTAMEVKATVIGVPTNMS, from the coding sequence ATGAAGGACCTGCAActcaaaattaatttactgCTTGGTCTAGTTACCACGGCTCTACTACAAGCCGTAGGAAGAAAAGCAGACTGCCCGGAGTCATGTATATGTGAAATCAGACCATGGTTCACCCCCAGGTCTGTCTACATGGAAGCTCCAACAGTGGACTGTAATGATTTAGgcctttttcattttccagccaTGCTGCCTGCTGACACACAGGTTCTACTTCTACAAACTAATAATATTGCAAAAATTGAACACTCAGTAGACTTCCCAGTGAATTTAACTGGTCTAGATTTATCTCAGAACAATTTAGCCTCAGTGACCAGTATTAATCTTAGAAAGATACCACAGTTACTGTCAGTGTaccttgaagaaaacaaacttaCTGAGCTCCCTGAAGAATGTCTCTCTGGACTCAACAATTTACAAGAGCTTTATATTAATCATAATCTGCTTTCTGTGATTGCACCAGGAGCTTTCATAGGCCTCAATAATCTTCTCAGACTTCATCTCAATTCAAATGGTCTGCAAGTGATCAACAGAAAGTGGTTTGAAGCTACTCCTAATCTTGAAATTCTCATGATTGGAGAAAATCCAATAATCAGAATTGAAGACATGAACTTCAAGCCTCTTAGCAATCTGCGCAGCCTAGTTTTAGCAGGTATAAATCTCACTGAAATACCTGATAATGCTTTGGCTGGCCTTGACAACTTAGAAAGCATTTCCTTTTATGACAACAGATTTGTTAGAGTGCCCCACATCGCTCTTCAAAAGGCTACAAATCTTAAATTTCTGGATCTAAATAAGAATCCCATTAACAGAATACGACGAGGAGATTTTAGCAATATGCTGCATTTAAAAGAGTTAGGAATTAATAACATGCCTGAATTGATTTCTATAGATAGTCTTGCTGTTGATAATTTGCCAGatttaagaaaaatagaagCAACCAATAACCCCAGATTATCATACATTCACCCCAATGCATTCTACAGACTTCCCAAGCTGGAGTCGCTGATGCTGAACAGCAACGCGCTGAGTGCGCTGTACCGCAGCACAGTGGAATCCCTGCCTAACCTCAAAGAAGTCAGCATACACAGCAATCCCATTCGGTGTGACTGCGTCATCCGCTGGATTAACATGAATAAAACAAACGTTCGCTTCATGGAGCCGGAGTCCCTGTTTTGTGTAGACCCTCCTGAATTCCAAGGTCAGAATGTGAGACAGGTACACTTTCGGGAAATGATGGAAATCTGTCTTCCACTGATAGCTCCTGAAAGTTTTCCATCTACATTGGATTTAAAAGCTGGCAGCCATATTTCTTTGCACTGCAGAGCAACAGCAGAACCAGAACCTGAAATCTACTGGATAACACCATCAGGACACAAACTTTTGCCTAATACTGTCTCTGATAAGTACTACATTCATTCCGAAGGAACGTTAGACATAAGTGATGTAACGCAAAGAGAAAGTGGCTTATACACATGTATAGCAACAAATTTAGTAGGGGCAGACTTAAAGTCAGTCATGATTAAAGTGGACGGCTCTTCCCCTCAGGAACACGATGGatctttaaatattaaaataaaagacataAAATCTAATTCTGTTTTGGTTTCATGGAAAGCAAGTTCTAAAATTCTGAAGTCCAGTGTCAGATGGACAGCCTTTCCAAAAGCTGAAGACTCCCGGGCTGCACAGATTGCTCGAATACCATCTGATATAAAGGTGTATAATCTTACACATCTAAATCCATCAACTGAATACAAAATTTGTATAGACATTCCCACTATCTATTCTCAGAATAGGAAACAATGTGTCAATGTAACCACAAAAGGACTAGACTTGGAAGTGAAAGGCTATGAAAACAACATCATAGGATTCCTTGCCGGCCTTGGTGCTCTTTTGGGAATCATATCTGTGATATATCTCTACAGCTGCATCTCTCAAGATATGAACTATGGCATTGGACACAGCTATCTAAGGAATTACCTGAAGAAACAATCCTTTTCACTCAATGAGCTTTATCCTCCTCTAATCACTCTTTGGGACATGGGCAAAGAAAAGAGCACAGCAATGGAAGTAAAAGCAACTGTAATAGGTGTACCAACAAATATGTCATAA